A portion of the Pedobacter cryoconitis genome contains these proteins:
- a CDS encoding TetR family transcriptional regulator: MGRKSIKEVRQLEIIKAFYKLAKKEGYENSSIAKIANEMGVNPTLIIHYFKTKESLTYALLDYILDRYLLIYSIKEKGMLSDLHKIIEALFSKKWNLLFDDGLFYAFYALAFRNKKIKAKYKIILDSLRKTLTSIIERCNEQGLINVADPKVAADMIFVLVDGSYFYLSLEDDKTIYSEKLSFYKNKSYEILGIKP, encoded by the coding sequence ATGGGCAGAAAAAGCATTAAAGAAGTAAGACAATTAGAAATTATAAAAGCTTTTTACAAGCTGGCTAAGAAAGAAGGTTACGAAAACAGTTCGATTGCGAAAATTGCCAATGAAATGGGTGTAAATCCGACCCTGATTATCCACTATTTTAAAACAAAAGAAAGTCTTACCTATGCGTTGTTAGATTATATATTAGACAGGTATCTGTTAATATATAGTATTAAGGAAAAAGGAATGCTTTCCGATCTTCACAAAATCATAGAAGCTCTTTTTTCTAAAAAATGGAACCTGCTATTTGATGATGGATTATTCTATGCATTTTATGCGCTGGCATTCAGGAATAAGAAGATTAAGGCAAAATATAAAATCATCCTGGATTCACTTCGTAAAACGCTGACTTCAATTATTGAACGCTGTAATGAGCAGGGTTTAATCAACGTAGCTGATCCAAAAGTTGCTGCGGACATGATTTTTGTATTGGTTGACGGTTCTTATTTTTACCTTTCATTGGAAGATGATAAAACTATCTATTCAGAAAAGCTAAGTTTTTATAAAAATAAGTCTTATGAGATTCTGGGCATAAAACCTTAA
- a CDS encoding CBU_0592 family membrane protein — protein sequence MAKETMMLHIILTSIGWLGMALCTLGYLLLSAKVVQAESISFQLLNVFGGLFLVASAVDSQDIPNAAANILWMFIAIYALGRHLKTQKSIKKD from the coding sequence ATGGCCAAAGAAACTATGATGTTGCATATTATATTAACAAGTATTGGTTGGTTAGGGATGGCCTTATGTACATTAGGTTATTTACTCTTAAGTGCAAAAGTTGTTCAAGCTGAATCCATCAGTTTTCAATTACTAAATGTTTTCGGGGGGCTTTTTTTAGTTGCATCGGCAGTAGATAGCCAGGATATTCCAAATGCTGCTGCTAATATACTGTGGATGTTTATTGCAATCTATGCATTAGGACGGCATTTGAAAACTCAAAAGTCAATTAAAAAGGATTAA
- the trxA gene encoding thioredoxin codes for MAIEITDANFEEVVLKSDKPVLVDFWAEWCGPCRMVGPVVDEISKEYEGKAVVGKVNVDNNPQISTQFGIRNIPALLFFKNGEVVDKQVGAVPKSVLAGKLDKQL; via the coding sequence ATGGCTATAGAAATCACAGACGCTAACTTCGAGGAAGTTGTGTTGAAATCAGATAAACCCGTTTTAGTAGACTTTTGGGCAGAATGGTGTGGTCCATGTCGCATGGTAGGTCCAGTAGTAGATGAAATCTCAAAAGAATACGAAGGAAAAGCAGTAGTGGGTAAGGTGAACGTGGATAATAACCCACAGATTTCTACTCAGTTCGGTATCCGTAACATCCCTGCGTTGTTATTCTTCAAAAATGGTGAAGTAGTTGATAAACAAGTTGGTGCAGTTCCAAAATCAGTATTAGCTGGTAAATTGGATAAGCAATTGTAG